A stretch of DNA from Pseudoalteromonas ruthenica:
AAACCCCAGTGTTTGTGCAATTTCTGCACGCGTCGGCGGCATGCCGGTATCTTTAATAAAGACTTTAATCAGCTCAAGAATTTGCGATTGGCGTTTAGTTAATGGGCGCATACAACTGGGTTTCCATACAGTACATTTAACTGTGAGTATATACAGTTAAATGAAAATCGCAAATAAAATCAGGGAATTTGCTGACCATTGCAACCTTAATTAATGCAACTTCGCTTTTGTTCATATGCAACCTCATCTCATACTCATAAAGTGATAGGTGACGAATGCGCGACAATGCTTTAAAGTAGCGCTGTTTTAGTCATGTTATTAAGCAGTTAGATGACTCGCCAAGGTGTATTTTCAGCGTTCCTTATACTTATTTCGGCACTGACGATAGGTGCGTGCAAAGCCGATACGGTCAAGATGTCGCGCAGCGGCCTTTGTCACCCTGAAGATTCGGCTCATTATCAACGCACTCAATCTTTTACCCCCTATGCGAACTTAGAAAGCTGTCTAGCAGACGGTGGACGTTTACCAAAGAACCACACTAAACAAACATCAGGAAATAGTTATCATCGGGATAACTGGCCACATTGGTTAGACACCGATCACGACTGCCAAGACGCCCGTGCTGAAGTGCTGATTGCCCAATCACACAGTGATGTAAGCTACACCACTCAAGCGCGCTGCACCGTCACCAGCGGCCAGTGGCATGACCCTTATTCGGGACAGATACTACGCAATGACGATGATTTAGATATAGACCATATTGTTCCGCTTAAATTTGCCTATGAACACGGTGCTGCCACCTGGAGTCGTTCGCAAAAGGCACAATTTGCCAACGATATGGAGAATTTGCTTGCTGTTGATAATGGCCTAAATCGTAGCAAAGGCGCAAAAGGCCCTTGGCAATGGTTGCCGCCGCATCAAGATTACCGCTGTCAGTACATTCAGCGCTTTAATTACATCATGAGCAAATATGACCTTCGCTACTCGCAAAACGAAAAAGACCAAGTTCAGAGTTTGCTGCAAAGCTGCGTAGGTGAAACTTTAAACCTCAGCGCACTACCTACAACCTTGCACCAATAACCAACCGCTTGTAAGTAAATATTCTATATTGATAGAGCATCCAATGAACTCGTTGGCGAGGATATATGCTCAATATCACTATAAACGAAACACACAATACCGCTCTACTCGAACCACAAGGCCAGCTGACAGCAGAAGACTTTGCAGCAGCCGTGCGTATTATCGACCCTTATATTGAACAGCATGCAAAGCTACATGCTCTCATTATTGCTACTGAACACTTTCCGGGGTGGGACTCATTTGCCGCGTTACTCTCTCATCTGCAATTTGTGCGCGACCATCATCAAAAGGTGAATAAAGTAGCCATTGCCACCAATTCATTGCTTGGTGACTTTGCCCAGCACCTTGGCGCACACTTTATTCATGCAGAGGTTAAATCCTTTCGTTATGAACAACGTGAACAAGCGAAGCTCTGGGCACAAAGCCCTTAACTAAAAGCGGCTACCAGGCTGATTCAAAAACGCCTGCTCAGCGTCGCTCGATTGCCGACCGAGAATATCATTACGATGTGGATAACGCCCAAAACGGTCAATGATTTCTTTGTGAGCCAGTTCATATTTATAATTACTTAAGGGCCGAAAAAGCTGCTCGGCCACCACATGAATCGCCTGGCTCTCACTGTGCATATAGGGCATGTATAAGAAACTACGCTCGGTATCATCAAGCTCTAAAGCAAACTTTTTCTCCACCGCATTCTGCGCCAAACATAAAGCCAGTGCATCGGTTGCAAACGCTTGGGCCGTATCGCGGAACATATTACGAGGAAACTGATCCAGCACTATAATTTCACATAACGCGCCTCGAGCAGATTTTCGCCAAGAATAAAGCTCGCCTTGGCGCGCTGCCTCGTAAGTAGGTAAAAATTGCTTTTTTACTGTGGCGTCAAAGTCGGCGCTTTTTTTAAACCAATCCTGTGGACTGCTGTGAGTAAACCAAAATTCGTAAACGGATTCATATTGCATGATGATCTAATGGCGAAAGTTTGCTTTCGTCCGGCAACTATTGTTTAGTTACAGCTAAGGCCAAAAGGTAGTAATTCGCAAGCTCTGAGGTATTTTTTATGAAGCTGTTTATATTTGAACATTGCCCCTATTGTATAAAGTCATTACTGGTTGCACGCGCCTTGGGGCTAGAGGTGGACGTGCGCTTCCTACTCAACGATGACGAGGCCACGCCCAACCAGTTAGTAGGTAAAAAAATAGTGCCTATTTTGGTCAAAGATGATGATACCGCGATGGCCGAAAGCTTAGATATTGCCGAGTATTTCTGTACTCTTGCCAACAAGGAGCTGTCACAGGGAGAGCACTTTAATCAAGCCCAACAGTGGGTTGAAAAGCATCTTGAAACCTTTTTACGGCTGACCTTTGTGCGTTGGCCGCAACTGGCCCTGCCGGAATACGCTATTGATACCGCTATCAGCTATTTTCGCGAGAAGAAAGAGCAGCGCCTGGGCGAATCTTTCGATAGCGTGTTAGCCAATAGCGACGCTGACATCGCCACAATGGAGCACGCATTGAGTGAATTAACATGGCTGCAAACCCCAGAACATATTACTTGGGCCGATGTGGCGTTGTTTCCTTTTCTGCGCAACCTCACTGTGGTCAAAGACTTAACCTTTCCAGAGCATGTACTCAACTATGTCGATACATTAGCCACTGAACACCGAATTAAAACCTTTACCCGCGTTGCTGTTTAAGGAGTACAGATGAGTATTTGGGCCCAAGAGATTGATTTAGCCTTATGTAAAAAGCTCGATTTAGGTGTAGGAGAAAAAGGCACCTTAATGACCAAGCTCGGCATTGAGATCACAGAGATAGGCGACGATTACCTGGTCGCCTGCCTCCCTGTGAGCAATGAATTATATAACCCCATGGGCATTGTTCACGGCGGCGTTTACGTGGCATTAGCCGAAACCGTGGCCAGCTACGCCGCCAATTTTGTGGTCGATACCAGCAAGTACTACTGCGTCGGCCAGGAGATCAACGCCAACCACCTTAAAGCCTCACGCACCGGCACACTCAAAGCCGTGACCAAGCCCGTGCATCTAGGCGGCCGCTCTTCCGTGTGGGAGATAAAAATTTACAACAGCGCTGGCGATTTGTGCTGTATCTCAAGGATGACGGCTGCGGTGGTTGAGAAGCGTTCAAAAGGCACAGGGCTTTAAAGCGGGATGATCACCTGTAGGTCAGACTTCAGTCTAACAATAAATAGGTAAGGCTTTAGCCCTGCGAAAGGTGTTTTGAATTGAGCTTTTTCGGAACGTTTCTCAGGATCGGAGAGCAACGTTTAGAGCCTCTAATTAGAGACGCCTTTGTAAACTTCTTATACCAAGACTTTACTATGATCCCTCGATGAAAGCAGGGATGAATAACGATTTTAATGAGCTCATCGACTGTATTCGCAACTCCACTACTTTAAGGCTCTATG
This window harbors:
- a CDS encoding DUF924 family protein, translated to MQYESVYEFWFTHSSPQDWFKKSADFDATVKKQFLPTYEAARQGELYSWRKSARGALCEIIVLDQFPRNMFRDTAQAFATDALALCLAQNAVEKKFALELDDTERSFLYMPYMHSESQAIHVVAEQLFRPLSNYKYELAHKEIIDRFGRYPHRNDILGRQSSDAEQAFLNQPGSRF
- a CDS encoding STAS/SEC14 domain-containing protein translates to MLNITINETHNTALLEPQGQLTAEDFAAAVRIIDPYIEQHAKLHALIIATEHFPGWDSFAALLSHLQFVRDHHQKVNKVAIATNSLLGDFAQHLGAHFIHAEVKSFRYEQREQAKLWAQSP
- the grxB gene encoding glutaredoxin 2, with translation MKLFIFEHCPYCIKSLLVARALGLEVDVRFLLNDDEATPNQLVGKKIVPILVKDDDTAMAESLDIAEYFCTLANKELSQGEHFNQAQQWVEKHLETFLRLTFVRWPQLALPEYAIDTAISYFREKKEQRLGESFDSVLANSDADIATMEHALSELTWLQTPEHITWADVALFPFLRNLTVVKDLTFPEHVLNYVDTLATEHRIKTFTRVAV
- a CDS encoding PaaI family thioesterase, encoding MSIWAQEIDLALCKKLDLGVGEKGTLMTKLGIEITEIGDDYLVACLPVSNELYNPMGIVHGGVYVALAETVASYAANFVVDTSKYYCVGQEINANHLKASRTGTLKAVTKPVHLGGRSSVWEIKIYNSAGDLCCISRMTAAVVEKRSKGTGL
- a CDS encoding HNH endonuclease family protein, yielding MTRQGVFSAFLILISALTIGACKADTVKMSRSGLCHPEDSAHYQRTQSFTPYANLESCLADGGRLPKNHTKQTSGNSYHRDNWPHWLDTDHDCQDARAEVLIAQSHSDVSYTTQARCTVTSGQWHDPYSGQILRNDDDLDIDHIVPLKFAYEHGAATWSRSQKAQFANDMENLLAVDNGLNRSKGAKGPWQWLPPHQDYRCQYIQRFNYIMSKYDLRYSQNEKDQVQSLLQSCVGETLNLSALPTTLHQ